The proteins below are encoded in one region of Toxoplasma gondii ME49 chromosome IV, whole genome shotgun sequence:
- a CDS encoding hypothetical protein (encoded by transcript TGME49_318220), whose amino-acid sequence MTATARRGRRPRTLELPDIEREFEPFLSPTSPSCGGRREQTSITPLSRSRKGTVVSSPKAAATQDETFKAPPRFLEKPDASQCFSDEMSSATWVNFLPRNRLHGVSAVTDVDVPVTMESMEPNALFRTSGSSRQSSACVREIPSEPATDGDKGFLGMICPCEEPRQSSYTARLSSGRANTRELSGPVNAPFFFSKIKGKSARTEQNNWVQWQPQTTTPPAPCEDPLAGLSSPTLEGFAMPRLSSSRSAVYSVGVSASLSSPSPCRRLRSTCQETERRCDRGRTSKSPAVFPKLRNHLHRRQRTDPACNVGGEWAAEISDSDAIEPMAIKEIQRENRLLKVSVYTITQQAHSEGTDVACIACIEDLQHPNMCDDRKTSKETLAIRQLQAEKQQLQTSLLQTEAARLRDVWLTKTAQAVAAAEMKLRRSYEELQKKRETQHASEVATLQIAQHELEKRLEAAQAQANEAKVTGRGAETHQEQLDQAHAEEARKLREEISALRVTFQKETARLTEAGKEQLAQAQQEIVQLRERCEAEQKQRHELENAAKALSAAPRGSTAAVSGDDIHSKSRRKHVLQVRKLRNAEDVALLKATLAAHRARTTLRALIRNSLQPCQNHFADAGEKPKQAQSKTPTAGNTPTPTNDSHQASPTNQLTAGLGNPPSTNCATSET is encoded by the exons ATGACGGCCACCGCACGGCGCGGCCGGCGTCCGCGTACCCTCGAATTGCCGGATATCGAGCGCGAATTCGAGCCCTTCCTCTCACCAACTTCGCCGTCTTGTGGTGGAAGGCGTGAACAGACCTCGATAACGCCGCTGTCCAGGAGTAGAAAGGGAACTGTGGTGTCGTCTCCTAAAGCTGCAGCTACGCAGGATGAGACCTTTAAGGCGCCTCCGCGTTTTCTTGAAAAGCCGGACGCGTCGCAGTGTTTCAGTGACGAAATGTCTTCCGCCACGTGGGTGAACTTTCTCCCTCGTAACAGGCTCCACGGGGTCTCAGCAGTGACTGATGTAGACGTCCCCGTCACCATGGAGTCCATGGAGCCCAACGCACTCTTTCGAACCTCCGGGTCATCCCGTCAGTCTTCTGCGTGTGTACGAGAGATTCCTTCAGAACCTGCTACAGACGGCGACAAGGGATTTCTCGGCATGATTTGCCCTTGCGAAGAGCCTCGACAATCTAGTTACACCGCCAGACTGTCCTCAGGGAGAGCCAACACTCGTGAGCTCTCAGGACCTGTCAATgcgcccttcttcttctctaaAATAAAAGGCAAGTCCGCCCGAACTGAACAAAATAACTGGGTGCAGTGGCAGCCTCAAACAACTACCCCACCTGCTCCCTGTGAAGACCCACTCGCAGGCCTGAGTAGTCCAACTCTAGAGGGGTTCGCTATGCCGCGGCTTTCGAGTTCGCGGAGCGCCGTGTACTCAGTGGGAGTCTCAGCATCCCTGTCCTCTCCAAGTCCATGCAGAAGGCTCCGAAGCACCTGTCAGGAGACTGAACGTCGCTGTGACCGGGGAAGGACGAGCAAATCTCCGGCAGTTTTTCCTAAACTGAGGAACCATTTACACCGGAGGCAGCGCACAGACCCAGCGTGCAACGTGGGTGGGGAATGGGCAGCAGAAATCTCGGACTCTGATGCTATTGAG CCCATGGCCATCAAGGAGATTCAAAGAGAAAACCGACTATTGAAGGTGAGTGTGTACACCATCACCCAGCAGGCACACAGTGAAGGAACGGATGTG GCTTGTATTGCCTGTATAGAGGACCTTCAACATCCTAACATGTGCGATGACAGAAAG ACCTCAAAGGAAACACTTGCCATTCGTCAGCTCCAGGCGGAAAAGCAGCAATTGCAgacttctctcctccaaacTGAGGCTGCGCGCCTTCGGGACGTTTGGCTGACCAAAACAGCCCAGGCGGTGGCCGCAGCGGAGATGAAGCTGCGACGATCCTACGAGGAACTTCAGAAAAAA agagagacgcaacaCGCCTCTGAGGTGGCGACACTGCAGATCGCGCAGCACGAATTGGAGAAACGCTTGGAAGCGGCGCAGGCTCAAGCCAACGAAGCAAAAGTGACAGGGCGTGGCGCGGAAACTCATCAAGAACAGCTGGACCAAGCTCacgcagaagaggcgcgCAAGCTTCGTGAAGAGATCAGTGCACTGCGAGTGACGTTTCAGAAGGAGACTGCAAGATTGACAGAAGCGGGGAAGGAACAACTTGCACAAGCCCAACAGGAGATAGTACAGCTGAGGGAACGGTGCGAAGCagagcagaaacagaggcatGAGCTTGAAAACGCAGCGAAAGCTCTTTCAGCGGCACCTCGTGGCTCGACCGCAGCAGTATCCGGGGATGATATTCATTCGAAATCAAGGAGAAAGCATGTGCTGCAAGTTCGCAAGCTGAGAAATGCTGAAGACGTGGCATTACTGAAAGCTACATTAGCTGCTCACAGAGCGAGGACTACCCTTCGCGCACTCATCCGCAACAGCCTACAACCCTGTCAAAACCACTTCGCGGATGCCggggagaagccgaagcAAGCACAGTCAAAAACGCCTACTGCCGGAAATACACCGACTCCCACGAACGACTCCCACCAGGCTTCGCCGACAAATCAACTCACCGCAGGCTTGGGCAATCCCCCTTCCACCAATTGCGCTACTAGTGAGACGTGA
- a CDS encoding hypothetical protein (encoded by transcript TGME49_318210), with the protein MPGRKEDLREESLGRDRDASPEELAHASNLTDVGNNGNVSTSPLSSSSQEEKGEDADEPAPRSPRESSVDLSVSNPRDRPQILMVEPNGRTTASDSPAGPRRGACVGGEDARSAGMATSSRKSPALTPVPRDRACRRSGSLEDAPSGGDGRRQQVERCEARDSMKGVAGDTRVSSPETDKESRRAPGASVNPCLSPSGQAKCTDAGSRGINSSDARAGLVRASAAAVVSRVTTNGPQSNGYTSVSYLDDFYMRQRTRAEYEAQRREEARREMMTWRGAPATKEFQWLQRLRHEQDESPASGSPGSAAGPSAGPVYGRALVGALRASTCGQADVWHRGDLSSKSPGKVIKRSATLPEETRLVKHLISLFQAGSTRRPSWRSGGAQSGEVRSSGSPREGTVPGPPVRQWETFRPTSPPTSGSNEGVSSTAGKRSGYFSVRALGRTLSFPRPSASSTRGAPVPGGSFGSTQPWADAQRASSRSTDCLGVPAYFSSDASSLVHGPWPAGEHASPRRVSVHSDPRSTSWAVPTHQPPAGIPMSSSSGTPAMSLPVFVTPRPTAASGPPRLSREEVLVIQDALLRYQAVRQQGQPIQGVPHRGEYRRVPAASYSTLFRGAPGVGGTPGPIVHSPNGAVTFNLSQQRQRGVADAGGACRLHQNTRESIAGNKGDVGVSKKLERSGAEGAGVEPFFERVEPPTASSEAIAEDPENLGARDEEGNRGDDAQKTEIEREEARALSAGRGTGAREEEGKTCRGDSRPTTGESDVREETQSAVLQPRREERSINADGAAEVSAGASIKDSVAVSQDESAKEKTWSDTEAAPVGEPAATDQSTLGEAIEYEASGPATRRRVDARALSVAISTVSSFAGQQTAGGQEEGPPGAVTSWQTHEEAIMCLADCFAAAAVDLEGSGHGRSGDLALAMPEDPKQRQECEGTSPPDGAVQFGISGVLDASDSSPSDDVPQEDLKPYERIMLKFLQYREWWEAQTKSGGDGESQAVDELLSVFDANGEDGVNDGERKRSLDANEEAQQLREIDAILESIPDLRRDIQLFGTLDSFGASELAADAGLFNFNFAEQDAIHLFSEDEGENEDSGKGGDEAPTDRRLPNGPKDPREPLAGSLEVPSDVHSGQSALPGVGGAEETDDVTRVASETPISASALLRAQYLVGPLRVSHLAAGTAAGQRIGDSSSSPDVNHDREQDRQ; encoded by the coding sequence ATGCCtgggagaaaggaagacctCAGAGAGGAGAGTCTCGGCAGGGACCGAGACGCGAGTCCAGAGGAgctggcgcatgcatctaACCTGACCGACGTTGGCAATAATGGAAACGTGAGCACTTCTCCGctgtcctcctcttcacaagaggagaagggggaagacgCTGACGAGCCCGCGCCACGGTCTCCGCGGGAGTCGTCCGTCGATCTCTCAGTCAGCAACCCCAGGGACCGACCTCAGATTCTGATGGTCGAGCCTAATGGCCGGACCACGGCCTCAGATTCTCCTGCAGGCCCTAGGAGAGGCGCTTGTGTGGGAGGCGAAGATGCGAGGTCCGCAGGGATGGCGACGTCGTCAAGGAAGTCCCCAGCTTTGACTCCAGTCCCTAGAgatcgcgcatgcagacgcagcgGCTCGCTCGAGGACGCTCCTTCTGGAGGAGATGGACGTCGACAGCAAGTGGAAAGGTGTGAAGCGCGAGATAGCATGAAAGGCGTCGCAGGAGACACCCGGGTGTCGAGTCCCGAAACCGACAAGGAGTCGAGGCGCGCCCCGGGCGCGTCAGTGAATCCATGTTTGTCTCCAAGTGGACAGGCCAAGTGTACAGACGCAGGGTCCAGAGGGATCAACAGTTCAGACGCAAGAGCGGGACTCGTGAGAGCATCGGCAGCTGCTGTCGTTAGTCGCGTAACCACAAATGGGCCGCAGAGCAATGGGTACACGAGCGTATCCTACCTGGACGACTTTTACATGCGCCAGAGGACGCGCGCCGAGTACGAGGCCCAGCGGAGGGAAGAGGCTCGACGCGAGATGATGACATGGAGGGGGGCGCCGGCTACCAAGGAGTTTCAGTGGCTGCAGAGGCTGCGACATGAACAGGACGAGTCCCCTGCGTCCGGGAGTCCAGGTTCCGCGGCCGGACCCTCCGCGGGGCCTGTCTACGGTCGCGCCTTAGTGGGGGCACTCAGAGCCTCGACCTGTGGCCAGGCTGACGTCTGGCATCGAGGTGACTTGAGCAGCAAGTCGCCTGGCAAAGTGATCAAACGCAGCGCAACCCTTCCGGAGGAAACGCGCCTTGTCAAACACCTCATCAGTTTGTTCCAGGCTGGGTCGACTCGGCGACCGAGCTGGAGGTCCGGTGGAGCTCAGAGTGGTGAGGTCCGCTCCTCGGGGTCGCCTCGAGAAGGGACAGTCCCGGGGCCTCCAGTGAGACAGTGGGAGACGTTCCGCCCGACATCGCCGCCAACGAGTGGAAGCAACGAGGGCGTCAGCTCGACCGCAGGGAAGCGAAGCGGATACTTCTCCGTGAGAGCTCTGGGCCGGAcgctttcctttcctcgcccCTCAGCTTCCTCGACTCGCGGTGCCCCTGTTCCAGGAGGTTCATTTGGGTCCACGCAGCCATGGGCCGACGCCCAGCGTGCATCGAGTCGCTCCACTGACTGCCTTGGGGTCCCTGCGTACTTCTCCTCCGACGCCTCCTCACTGGTTCACGGGCCGTGGCCTGCTGGGGAgcatgcgtctcctcgccgcgtTTCGGTCCACTCTGATCCGCGATCGACGAGCTGGGCGGTCCCGACGCATCAGCCGCCGGCGGGCATCCCGATGAGCAGTTCCTCAGGAACTCCGGCGATGTCCCTTCCCGTCTTCGTGACGCCTCGGCCGACTGCGGCCTCAGGGCCTCCGCGCCTAAGTCGCGAAGAAGTCCTCGTCATTCAAGATGCGCTTCTCCGGTACCAGGCGGTCCGGCAACAGGGACAGCCGATCCAGGGGGTGCCTCACAGAGGCGAGTACCGGCGAGTTCCCGCCGCCAGTTACTCGACCCTGTTTCGAGGCGCCCCGGGTGTGGGTGGGACTCCAGGGCCGATCGTTCACTCGCCAAACGGGGCCGTGACTTTCAACCTGTctcagcagagacagcgcggTGTCGCAGACGCAGGAGGCGCGTGTCGGTTGCACCAGAACACCCGGGAAAGCATCGCAGGAAACAAGGGAGACGTGGGCGTTTCAAAAAAACTCGAACGGAGTGGCGCAGAGGGGGCTGGAGTCGAGCCTTTTTTTGAGCGGGTGGAACCCCCGACGGCAAGTTCAGAGGCAATCGCCGAAGACCCAGAGAATTTGGGggcgcgagacgaagagggaaaccgaggagacgacgcacagaagacagaaatcgaacgcgaagaagcgagagcgcTATCGGCTGGACGAGGAACAGGGGCCCGTGAAGAAGAGGGTAAAAcatgcagaggcgacagCCGACCGACGACGGGTGAATCCGACGTCCGTGAAGAGACACAATCTGCCGTGCTACAGCctcgcagagaagaacgttCGATAAACGCAGATGGGGCAGCAGAAGTCTCTGCTGGGGCTTCCATAAAAGACTCGGTCGCCGTTTCTCAGGACGAATcagcaaaagagaaaacttGGTCCGATACCGAGGCGGCGCCTGTCGGAGAGCCGGCTGCCACGGATCAGTCGACCCTTGGAGAAGCCATCGAGTATGAGGCTTCTGGACCGGCAACGAGGAGGCGCGTCGACGcccgcgctctctctgtggccATCAGCACGGTCTCCTCTTTTGCTGGACAGCAGACAGCGGGAGGACAGGAGGAAGGCCCTCCGGGTGCGGTCACGAGCTGGCAGACCCACGAAGAGGCCATTATGTGTCTCGCCGACTGCTTTGCGGCAGCCGCTGTGGACCTCGAAGGCTCTGGGCATGGGAGGTCGGGCGACCTTGCTCTAGCGATGCCAGAGGACCCTAAACAGAGGCAAGAATGCGAGGGGACGAGTCCACCCGATGGAGCTGTGCAGTTTGGCATCAGTGGGGTTTTGGATGCGAGCGACAGCTCGCCCTCCGACGACGTACCGCAGGAGGACCTGAAACCGTATGAACGAATTATGTTGAAATTCCTGCAGTACAGAGAGTGGTGGGAAGCCCAGACGAAGAGCGGGGGCGACGGCGAGTCTCAGGCTGTCGACGAGCTTTTGTCTGTGTTCGACGCGAATGGCGAGGATGGGGTAAACGACGGAGAACGAAAACGCAGCCTCGATGCCAACGAAGAGGCCCAGCAACTGCGGGAAATTGACGCCATCCTGGAGTCGATTCCTGACCTACGGAGAGACATTCAACTGTTTGGGACTCTGGATTCGTTCGGGGCTTCCGAACTGGCCGCCGACGCAGGACTGTTCAACTTCAACTTTGCCGAGCAAGACGCGATTCACCTCTTCTCTGAGGACGAGGGCGAAAATGAAGACTCCGGGAAAGGCGGCGACGAGGCGCCGACGGACAGGCGTTTGCCAAATGGTCCAAAAGATCCACGAGAGCCACTCGCCGGAAGTCTGGAAGTTCCCTCGGACGTGCACTCCGGCCAGTCGGCGTTGCCTGGCGTCGGTGgcgcagaggaaacagacgacgTGACAAGGGTCGCGTCTGAAACGCCCATCAGCGCCTCAGCGCTACTCAGAGCCCAGTACCTCGTCGGGCCGCTTCGTGTGAGCCACTTGGCGGCAGGGACGGCAGCGGGGCAACGAATTGGAGACTCGTCTTCAAGCCCAGATGTAAATCATGAtagagaacaagacagacaGTGA
- a CDS encoding phosphoglycerate mutase family protein (encoded by transcript TGME49_318190), which produces MYRNMPVDLVLVRHGQSEGNLAQRLCRQQQQNADTLAGSNDPLSASTSSVRDKASADLGMGVWSKEFRERHNSLYRLTDKGRMQAAVAGRWIRSHVATLFDKYFTSEYVRAMETAAMLSLPSARWATEMYLRERDRGILANKPHHERHEQHPEEMRRKERDAFYWQPSGGESIANLCLRVDRVMENLCESCSGLRVIIVCHGGVIKSFRALIERVRPTESRSSVSSGSGPGGGTGAATAARGQLEKIHNCQIVWYSRRDPRTGSISSKYNWVKSVCPWNMNLSSNQWREIRRHVYSNEELLRSVHQVPQLVNRSLDELDAPFQSLALISSPGLPTSRHDGAQSLLAVAAAAAVVAASAPLGASPRHPATVYGPVPPPGQAQQASSPSPPRLQNETLPVPSGKEEEPGPENAVVIEEDFDELLSDDSECSDSDIDALLAQPPSLVLHGESTPPSPRDEEAVASLPRASEEEADEELEDEEGEETHREEPDICSVEAKNAADMSGEEGRQSEEGRQSEEGRQSAKANGPCALRSGPSPTSLTEDSSTWTRRTSLRAEPAAGTGHKVPTGRTGPPPPEESGHDGRARLDSTVSREKRGATGTSEEPGSANLATHRGGKNGDRHGELCPASEEATCTPRSPLSTRRLAASSLRRHRNPLQASSCLLTSDELLHCVAASRSSPGGPSSRPTSSSLLDGALHPDPSGSSSVPVYLPVWGEDRETDGKHSASESSEAIHQSIDGRPMSRSLSVEASGPIGRRHSANDVRKRREGPLASRPRARGWSEANLTTIACAYLGCVSASSPKVATCAAQKDKAGAPTRPAIHGVQTWKETEDRPDSSLVLDGCVQAPKQQPASPTLQTGAEGSGGATADLKNAFVERASLCTPERRRDLPRQENSSSCAAPATSRSTRRLASYEGRNIGLSSHADSGHGFEEGEGCPLDDRHDKTPGGKGAQGCGCCSDRIVASSLTYAESFRLGAVSTRDIQAPVGLRRTNLAQNEDSGEEDTSSLTAAENADKSSTCSTQRQGAQANMPSLAADSSVSRTAPSVLPVISPIPCSPDAQSDPQLQGPPESRNTPTSARENGVSNEDTSVSSLTRDVCVASPYGACESDASAFECMTLTPGDRERRGPQEGERFGDPGESECAEVQLASSAESTLPGKSVGSTGPALSGAGAPSPSRFVQCGPGGAEGGAFWPSSPWHASDGLRQLLLLQQNSLRLLYRQQETFRATSGLPVAGATDGAQGAFGSQTGGDLSSVERRGQPVPGGPASEPSASCCGGLREFACVQHQILQQLQHQQLIQLQLQQILLEALLPGVQPVLMPGGPVDRAGPLMSLPSPPFGFPAGSTEYGSLGDMSAPTALSLRDPLCGLQTSGPCGRGGFGVHRSDYLRDRRADSFMRRSTDAADIVNIPPLPVPCPPYGGNNSDMASQAAGSAALGRGPHLSGGGTQAPYTHQSSQNSGAVPKTAYDSQTGAVDSGSPRSVCASMGSGITLEQNFLDSIGFSRDIHRIVSHERDRVVDEYQRFLAAQTQRQQATAGRSSFEDAIGFPTPLLSSSGWPPVIPCYLMSSDEHLLPLPASHSHAEGASPPAGRSESAEQRDLRFENAQAAQKGDTSCSARAATETGEGTRLPETDTRWPGECAVASQTPPATVSEASTGASACREYQQRNVRFSTQPPSETATASWSRDGGQAGPQNGQRASSRASGADEGAGRRDWQRPATSEARGSVLDGADSKEFGQKREAGKDAESQSADDQGKGAKLSVFKIVDGRKEQNPARQTDGGITQEGKEPLDEKKKETAAAMPSARRDTDPLLSPRAPCASSVSLDSSVRSDPFPDVSAASASKPSSLSKEFLALAGPACPATVVGSDSTAASVSGSSSSSPDACICSTDPQARQCRGNSGTLVEEQKTKERATQRENAESGSEGELARDRGRGRRRDEEEEDADDEWPHDHADELRDESDSVDSDHECRSMWTTR; this is translated from the exons GCTTGCGAGTCATAATCGTCTGCCACGGAGGTGTGATAAAGTCTTTCCGGGCTTTGATCGAGCGCGTGCGCCCCACAGAGAGTCgctcctccgtctccagCGGGTCTGGGCCCGGTGGGGGCACGGGCGCCGCCACAGCGGCCAGGGGACAGTTGGAGAAGATTCACAACTGCCAGATTGTCTGGTACAGCAGAAGAGATCCGCGAACAGGCTCGATCAGCTCCAAGTACAACTGGGTCAAAAGCGTATGTCCGTGGAACATGAACCTCAGCAGCAATCAGTGGAGGGAGATACGGCGCCACGTGTACAGCAATGAGGAGCTGCTGCGTTCA GTTCATCAAGTGCCCCAGCTGGTGAATCGAAGCCTGGATGAACTAGATGCGCCGTTTCAGTCCCTCGCCCTCATTTCATCTCCGGGTCTCCCCACCTCTCGCCATGACGGTGCCCAGTCTCTTCTTGCGGTCGCGGCTGCAGCGGCTGTTGTGGCGGCAAGCGCCCCGCTAGGGGCCTCGCCTCGGCACCCAGCAACCGTTTACGGGCCTGTCCCCCCGCCGGGACAGGCTCAGCAGGCGTCGTCCCCTTCGCCTCCACGGCTCCAGAATGAGACTCTGCCTGTCCCCTCgggaaaggaggaagagcccGGACCGGAGAACGCGGTTGTGATCGAGGAAGACTTTGATGAGCTGCTTTCTGATGACAGCGAATGCAGCGACAGCGACATCGACGCCCTGCTTGCCCAGCCGCCCTCTCTGGTGTTGCACGGCGAGTCCACACCCCCTTCTcctcgagacgaagaggccgttgcgtcgctgccgcgtgcgtcggaagaagaagccgatGAAGAGCtagaggacgaggagggcgaggagacgcacagagaagagcccGACATTTGCTCTGTAGAGGCGAAGAATGCCGCAGACATGTCCGGAGAAGAGGGTAGACAGTCCGAAGAGGGTAGACAGTCCGAAGAGGGTAGACAGTCCGCGAAGGCGAATGGGCCATGTGCCCTGAGGTCGGGGCCAAGCCCAACGTCTCTCACAGAAGACAGCTCCACTTGGACTCGTCGTACAAGTCTCCGGGCCGAGCCTGCTGCCGGAACAGGCCACAAGGTCCCAACCGGAAGGACGGGGCCGCCTCCACCGGAAGAGAGCGGCCACGACGGACGGGCGAGATTGGACTCGACAGTCTccagggagaaacgcggagcTACAGGGACGAGTGAAGAACCCGGCTCGGCCAACCTCGCGACCCACAGGGGAGgcaaaaacggagacagacatGGAGAAC TCTGTCCTGCATCCGAGGAGGCGACCTGTACTCCTCGAAGTCCCTTGTCCACTCGGCGCCTGGCAGCCTCTTCCCTCCGTCGTCATCGCAACCCGTTGCAGGCGTCGTCTTGTCTCTTGACGTCCGATGAGCTTCTGCACTGCGTAGCCGCTTCACGCAGTTCCCCAGGCGGCCCTAGCTCTCGACCTAcgtcgtcgtctcttctggaCGGCGCTCTGCATCCAGATCCGTCGGGCTCTTCCTCCGTGCCTGTGTATTTGCCTGTGTGGGGCGAAGACAGGGAAACAGACGGCAAGCATTCTGCTTCAGAATCCTCTGAAGCAATCCACCAGTCTATCGATGGGCGCCCCATGTCCCGCAGCTTGTCTGTGGAGGCGTCGGGCCCGATCGGCCGGCGCCACAGCGCTAACGACGTTCGGAAGCGCCGAGAGGGGCCGCTTGCGTCTCGGCCTCGAGCGCGGGGCTGGAGTGAGGCGAATCTCACGACTATCGCTTGCGCGTATCTGGGCTGCGTGTCGGCGTCTTCGCCCAAGGTGGCGACCTGCGCTGCGCAGAAGGACAAGGCTGGAGCGCCCACGCGTCCCGCCATACACGGCGTACAAACttggaaagagacagaagacaggcCGGACAGCAGCCTCGTTCTCGACGGCTGTGTGCAGGCCCCTAAGCAGCAACCTGCTTCACCCACGCTCCAGACGGGGGCAGAGGGTTCTGGTGGAGCTACTGCAGACCTTAAGAACGCGTTTGTGGAACGGGCATCCctctgtacacccgagaggcggcgagacCTGCCACGCCAGGAAAACAGCTCCTCGTGCGCCGCGCCAGCTACGTCCAGGTCTACGAGGCGACTTGCCTCGTATGAAGGAAGAAACATTGGATTGTCGTCACATGCTGACTCAGGACATGGCtttgaagaaggcgagggttGCCCGTTGGACGATCGCCACGATAAGACACCTGGGGGGAAGGGGGCACAGGGTTGTGGGTGCTGCAGCGATCGAATCGTTGCGTCGTCTCTCACGTATGCCGAATCTTTCCGGCTTGGCGCAGTTTCCACTCGCGACATTCAGGCCCCAGTCGGACTCCGGCGTACAAACCTGGCACAGAATGAAGACAgtggcgaggaagacacgTCGTCTCTAACggctgcagaaaacgcagacaagTCATCGACCTGTTCAACACAACGACAAGGCGCTCAGGCGAACATGCCTTCCTTAGCCGCCGACAGTAGTGTTTCAAGGACGGCGCCGTCTGTTCTCCCCGTTATTTCTCCGATTCCTTGCTCTCCCGATGCCCAGTCCGATCCCCAGCTGCAGGGCCCACCAGAGAGCAGGAATACGCCGAcgtctgcgagagagaatggCGTGTCTAATGAAGACAccagtgtctcttctctcacccGGGATGTCTGCGTTGCGTCGCCTTACGGAGCCTGTGAGAGTGACGCCTCGGCTTTTGAGTGTATGACTCTTACGCCTGGAGaccgagaacggagaggccCGCAAGAAGGGGAGCGCTTTGGTGACCCTGGGGAATCGGAGTGTGCAGAAGTGCAGTTAGCGTCCAGTGCAGAAAGCACCCTGCCAGGGAAATCTGTTGGCTCCACCGGTCCTGCATTGTCTGGGGCTGGCGCGCCGTCGCCCTCAAGATTTGTGCAGTGTGGGCCAGGGGGAGCTGAAGGCGGGGCCTTCTGGCCCTCGTCCCCTTGGCACGCTTCCGATGGTCTCCGCCAGCTGCTCCTACTCCAGCAAAATTCCCTCAGGCTTCTCTACAGACAACAGGAGACGTTTCGCGCGACCAGCGGGCTTCCGGTGGCGGGCGCGACCGACGGGGCCCAGGGGGCGTTTGGCTCCCAGACTGGAGGCGACTTGTCCAGCGTGGAAAGGAGGGGACAGCCGGTTCCCGGGGGGCCTGCCTCGGAGCCGAGCGCGTCCTGCTGCGGGGGCCTTCGAGagtttgcatgcgttcagCACCAGATCCTCCAGCAACTTCAGCACCAGCAGTTGATTCaactgcagctgcagcagatCCTTCTGGAGGCTCTGCTTCCGGGTGTCCAGCCAGTGCTGATGCCCGGCGGGCCTGTCGACCGGGCCGGCCCGCTGATGTCTCTACCGTCGCCCCCGTTCGGCttcccggcaggttcgacTGAGTATGGAAGCTTAGGCGATATGTCTGCTCCCAcggctctgtctctcagGGACCCGCTATGTGGACTCCAGACCTCAGGCCCATGTGGCCGGGGAGGCTTCGGGGTGCACAGGAGCGACTACTTGAGGGACAGGCGAGCGGATTCGTTCATGCGACGGAGCACAGATGCCGCGGACATCGTGAACATCCCACCGCTCCCTGTCCCTTGCCCACCTTATGGTGGCAATAACTCCGATATGGCTTCACAAGCTGCGGGCAGCGCCGCACTGGGTCGAGGGCCTCATTTGAGCGGAGGCGGCACTCAGGCGCCCTACACACACCAGAGTTCACAGAACTCCGGAGCTGTCCCCAAGACTGCATATGATAGCCAGACCGGCGCGGTAGACAGCGGCTCGCCGCGGAGCGTTTGCGCGTCAATGGGAAGCGGAATCACGCTTGAACAGAACTTCTTGGACTCAATCGG CTTTTCACGGGATATTCATCGGATTGTGTCCCACGAACGCGATCGAGTGGTGGATGAGTATCAGCGCTTTCTGGCAGCGCAGACGCAGCGCCAGCAAGCCACCGCCGGACGGAGTTCTTTCGAGGATGCGATCGGGTTTCCTACGCCTCTACTTTCTTCGTCTGGTTGGCCGCCCGTCATCCCCTGTTACCTAATGTCCTCTGATGAGCATCTGCTCCCCTTGCCAGCGTCTCATTCACATGCTGAAGGCGCCTCGCCTCCCGCGGGGCGCAGCGAGTCCGCGGAGCAGAGGGACTTGCGATTTGAGAATGCACAGGCAGCCCAGAAGGGAGACACCAGCTGCTCGGCGAGGGCTGCtacagagacaggcgagggGACGAGACTGCCGGAGACGGACACCCGGTGGCCGGGAGAGTGCGCTGTCGCTTCTCAGACTCCTCCGGCAACGGTCTCAGAGGCGTCCACTGGTGCCTCAGCATGCCGGGAATACCAACAAAGGAATGTCCGTTTTTCCACACAGCCCCCGTCAGAAACCGCGACCGCTAGCTGGTCTCGAGATGGAGGCCAGGCGGGTCCGCAGAACGGACAGAGGGCGTCATCGCGGGCTTCAGGCGCCGACGAGGGAGCAGGCCGGAGGGACTGGCAGAGACCGGCGACAAGCGAGGCTCGAGGAAGTGTGTTAGACGGCGCCGATTCCAAAGAGTTtggacagaaaagagaggcgggGAAAGACGCGGAGTCTCAGAGTGCAGACGACCAAGGTAAAGGTGCGAAGCTTTCCGTGTTTAAAATTGTGGATGGACGGAAGGAACAGAACCCCGCAAGACAAACCGACGGAGGCATAACTCAAGAAGGCAAGGAGCCGctcgacgagaaaaagaaggagactgcAGCGGCGATGCCctcggcgagaagagacacggacCCTCTATTGAGTCCGCGCGCACCGTGTGCCTCGTCAGTAAGTTTA GATTCCTCTGTGCGTAGCGATCCTTTTCCAGATGTTTCGGCGGCGAGCGCGTCCAAACCTTCTTCTTTGAGCAAGGAGTTTCTGGCTTTGGCTGGCCCGGCCTGTCCTGCGACGGTGGTTGGTTCAGATTCAACAGCCGCGTCTGTGTCTGggtcctcctcctcgtctccagacgcatgcatctgttcCACAGATCCCCAGGCAAGACAGTGCCGAGGGAACAGCGGGACGTTGGTGGAAGAACAAAAGACaaaggaaagagcgacgcagagagaaaacgcagaatcCGGTTCAGAGGGTGAACTTGCAAGAGACCGGGGAAGAGGGCGACGacgcgacgaggaagaagaagacgccgatGATGAGTGGCCCCACGACCATGCG GACGAGCTCAGGGACGAGTCGGACTCTGTAGATTCTGACCACGAATGCAGATCGATGTGGACAACACGATAG